A window of Hevea brasiliensis isolate MT/VB/25A 57/8 chromosome 14, ASM3005281v1, whole genome shotgun sequence contains these coding sequences:
- the LOC110637056 gene encoding E3 ubiquitin-protein ligase RING1, whose product MGLQFRKLLSDSYNITSSPDPGSCSQACDSSDDVDCQTQICWGYCYDNCPDKLPFTPTTHQTKPNKFLITGIVLASAFFLVFCYAIYFKFYSGSRRRGSNSEEQRNEIHEEFLDEDHGPVVDHPIWYINTVGLQPSVINSITVCKYKRGDGLVEGTDCSVCLGEFQEDETLRLLPKCSHAFHITCIDTWLRSHTNCPMCRAPIIASPPRATSSEGNSASASAGEDTQIAVLENDGESEREIESTNGELSVGTEEEEEFHDENRRNRVEELNEVEEGIQPMRRSVSLDSLSAFKISQALANIRAVESDRISGRELAKENESNMGIVSKRGGNNQSLLKFMASSSIGRSLQIGPSSLKRSLSCGGKLFLLRYNRNRNSVLPL is encoded by the coding sequence ATGGGTTTGCAATTCAGAAAGTTGTTATCTGATTCTTACAATATAACCTCATCACCCGACCCAGGCTCCTGTTCACAAGCCTGTGATTCATCAGATGATGTAGATTGTCAGACTCAGATATGTTGGGGTTATTGCTATGATAATTGCCCAGATAAACTCCCTTTCACCCCTACAACCCACCAGACAAAGCCCAACAAGTTCTTGATTACAGGTATTGTACTAGCCTCTGCTTTTTTTCTTGTTTTCTGCTATGCTATATATTTCAAATTCTATTCTGGGTCAAGAAGGAGAGGATCgaattctgaggagcaaagaaaTGAGATCCATGAAGAGTTTCTTGATGAGGATCATGGCCCTGTGGTTGACCATCCCATCTGGTATATAAACACTGTTGGGCTACAGCCATCGGTGATTAATTCTATTACTGTTTGTAAGTATAAGAGAGGTGATGGGCTTGTTGAAGGAACTGATTGCTCTGTTTGCTTGGGTGAATTTCAAGAAGATGAGACTCTTAGACTCTTACCTAAGTGTAGCCATGCTTTTCATATCACTTGTATTGATACTTGGCTTAGATCGCATACAAATTGCCCTATGTGTCGTGCCCCTATCATTGCAAGCCCGCCGAGAGCAACATCATCAGAGGGTAATAGTGCGAGTGCAAGTGCTGGAGAAGATACCCAGATCGCAGTTTTAGAGAATGATGGAGAATCTGAAAGAGAAATTGAAAGTACAAATGGTGAATTGAGTGTtggaacagaagaggaagaagaattcCATGATGAGAATAGAAGGAACAGAGTTGAAGAGTTGAATGAAGTGGAGGAAGGGATACAGCCAATGAGAAGATCTGTTTCTTTAGATTCTTTATCTGCTTTCAAGATCAGTCAGGCTCTTGCTAATATTCGTGCAGTAGAATCTGATCGAATTTCAGGTAGAGAATTGGCAAAAGAGAATGAATCCAATATGGGAATCGTTTCAAAGAGAGGTGGTAACAATCAAAGCTTGCTAAAATTCATGGCTAGTTCTTCTATTGGGAGGTCTTTGCAAATTGGGCCAAGTTCATTAAAGAGATCACTTTCCTGTGGTGGAAAATTGTTCTTGTTAAGGTATAACAGGAACAGAAACTCTGTTCTTCCTCTGTGA
- the LOC110631961 gene encoding uncharacterized protein LOC110631961, whose product MEDRTLHPDTSSHNVRVLEISRSKRDAPPAHYTLKVESFSQLCRILRDNDLEKYESDDFEAGGYKWKMVLYPHGNWNRGANGHISLYLAIAEAKAIPPGSQVDVTLKFFVYDHIRDKYLTIQDDEMRRYHYLKTENGFDQLISLKMFNDPSNGYLVDDHCVFGTEVHVNKYEGKGEKFSIIEEPDNGAFTWKIERFSKLQKGRNFSKEFSVAKHKWRLMLYPKGDSMAGGNSLSLFLQLLNNSAHPQLRVYAEYKLTVKDQVQESHHKITGSDWFISKSSVDCCWGRSDFMPLNDIYDASKGFLVDDTLIVEAQISLLADVEPLS is encoded by the exons ATGGAGGATAGAACTCTGCATCCTGATACTTCTAGCCATAATGTACGAGTACTTG AAATTTCAAGATCAAAGAGAGATGCTCCTCCTGCTCACTATACGTTAAAGGTTGAGTCATTCTCCCAGTTGTGCAGGATACTTAGAGACAATGACCTTGAGAAATATGAATCTGATGATTTTGAAGCTGGGGGCTACAAATG GAAAATGGTGCTTTATCCTCATGGAAATTGGAATAGAGGTGCGAATGGTCACATTTCTCTCTATTTAGCCATTGCAGAGGCAAAAGCTATTCCTCCTGGATCACAAGTTGATGTGACCCTCAAATTCTTTGTTTATGATCACATTCGAGACAAGTACTTAACGATCCAAG ATGATGAAATGAGGCGTTACCATTATTTGAAGACTGAAAATGGTTTTGACCAACTAATCTCACTCAAGATGTTCAATGATCCTTCTAATGGATATCTTGTTGATGACCACTGCGTGTTCGGAACAGAGGTTCATGTTAATAAGTATGAAGGTAAAGGAGAGAAATTTTCCATTATAGAAGAACCTGATAATGGTGCTTTTACATGGAAGATTGAGAGATTCTCAAAATTACAAAAAGGTCGCAATTTTTCAAAGGAATTTTCTGTTGCAAAACATAAGTG GCGGTTGATGTTATATCCCAAAGGAGATTCAATGGCAGGAGGAAATAGTCTGTCACTCTTTTTACAATTGCTTAACAACAGTGCTCATCCTCAACTAAGAGTGTATGCAGAATATAAGCTGACAGTAAAAGATCAGGTCCAGGAAAGCCATCATAAGATTACAG GAAGTGATTGGTTCATCAGCAAATCAAGCGTTGATTGCTGCTGGGGACGTTCTGACTTCATGCCGCTTAATGATATCTATGATGCATCAAAGggatttctagtggatgatacATTGATTGTTGAAGCACAAATTTCCCTCCTGGCAGATGTTGAACCTCTCTCCTGA
- the LOC110631981 gene encoding 2-oxoglutarate-dependent dioxygenase 19-like, translated as MAETASFLVSSNPSPTLPQNITTIRTIAESPGLTSIPSAYTFTPTPHDQVVSETQISLPVIDYSLLTSGTPHQRSKIVHDLGKACQDWGFFLMINHGVPESLVRSMIDGCRGFFDLPEEEKEEYRGKHVLDPIRCGTSFNASVEKVFFWKDFLKILSHPVFHSPSKPAGFSETSLGYSKRAREAARELLKGISESLGLDPNYIEKALNLEQGLQVIAANFYPPCPQPELAMGMPSHSDHGLLTFLIHNGISGLQVQHKGKWVNINGIPNSILVNIGDHLEILSNGKYRSVLHRAMVNNKATRISIAIAHGPSLDTVVSPAPELLEIEKKAAAYIGIKYKEYLEIHQSNKLDEKCNLDRLRI; from the exons ATGGCAGAAACAGCTTCTTTCCTAGTTTCCTCCAACCCATCTCCTACTCTACCGCAAAATATCACAACCATTAGAACAATAGCTGAATCACCTGGGCTCACCTCCATCCCCTCCGCGTACACCTTCACTCCTACTCCCCATGACCAAGTAGTTTCAGAGACACAAATCTCACTTCCTGTCATTGATTACTCTCTTCTCACTTCAGGTACTCCTCATCAAAGGTCCAAAATCGTTCATGACCTTGGCAAGGCCTGCCAGGACTGGGGCTTCTTCTTG ATGATCAACCATGGAGTACCAGAAAGCCTGGTTAGATCGATGATTGATGGTTGTAGAGGATTCTTTGATCTCCCTGAAGAGGAGAAGGAAGAGTACAGAGGGAAGCATGTGTTGGACCCAATAAGGTGTGGAACTAGCTTTAATGCTTCAGTGGAGAAGGTTTTCTTTTGGAAGGATTTTCTCAAGATTCTTTCACATCCTGTGTTTCACTCTCCCAGTAAACCTGCAGGCTTCAG TGAGACTTCATTAGGGTACTCCAAAAGAGCTAGAGAAGCAGCAAGAGAGCTGCTAAAAGGAATATCAGAGAGCCTGGGATTGGATCCCAATTATATAGAGAAGGCATTGAACTTGGAACAAGGTCTACAAGTGATTGCAGCAAACTTCTATCCACCTTGTCCACAGCCAGAACTTGCAATGGGCATGCCCTCTCATTCAGATCATGGACTCTTAACCTTTCTAATACATAATGGAATTAGTGGCCTTCAAGTGCAACATAAAGGGAAGTGGGTCAACATAAATGGCATCCCTAACTCCATTCTAGTTAACATTGGAGATCATCTTGAG ATTTTGAGTAATGGGAAGTACAGAAGTGTTCTACACAGAGCAATGGTGAATAACAAAGCTACAAGAATATCCATAGCCATAGCACATGGACCATCACTGGATACAGTAGTTAGCCCAGCACCAGAGTTACTAGAAATTGAAAAGAAGGCAGCAGCATATATTGGCATAAAATACAAGGAATACTTGGAAATTCACCAAAGCAACAAGCTTGATGAGAAATGCAACTTGGATAGACTTCGAATTTAA